The proteins below come from a single Dehalococcoidia bacterium genomic window:
- a CDS encoding SDR family NAD(P)-dependent oxidoreductase, which translates to MERVLVTGGAGFIGSNLVSRLLAEGCSVTVLDNLSRAGVRANVAWLQSLGSPRLTLIRGDIRDRHAVETAICGVDTVFHLAAQVAVTTSVSNPREDFEVNALGAFNVLDAARRQEKPPAVIFTSTNKVYGAMEDVEVSETAQRYILPSYPDGISEERPLDFHSPYGCSKGTADQYTIDFSRIYGLRTAVFRMSCIYGPRQFGNEDQGWVAHFGLRALAGEPITIFGDGKQVRDILYVDDLIAALLAARQRAEQTPTQVYNVGGGPANTVSLLELLALLEERLGRPIARCFGAWRPGDQRVYISDIRKIRAETGWSPQVGVEEGIDRLLAWLRTLR; encoded by the coding sequence ATGGAACGGGTGCTGGTGACCGGCGGCGCGGGCTTCATCGGCTCGAACCTGGTCAGCCGGCTCCTCGCTGAGGGCTGCAGCGTCACCGTTCTCGACAATCTCTCGCGCGCCGGCGTGCGCGCCAATGTCGCGTGGCTTCAGTCTCTCGGCTCTCCCCGCCTCACCCTGATCCGCGGCGACATCCGCGACCGTCACGCGGTCGAGACCGCTATCTGTGGCGTCGACACCGTCTTTCACCTTGCTGCCCAAGTAGCTGTCACGACATCTGTCAGTAACCCGCGTGAGGATTTCGAGGTTAACGCGCTTGGCGCATTCAACGTCCTTGACGCCGCTCGTCGTCAGGAAAAGCCGCCGGCTGTCATCTTCACCTCTACCAACAAGGTCTACGGCGCAATGGAGGATGTCGAGGTCAGCGAGACCGCGCAGCGATACATCCTTCCCTCCTATCCCGACGGGATCAGCGAAGAGCGGCCGCTCGATTTCCACTCGCCCTATGGCTGCTCGAAAGGCACCGCCGACCAGTACACGATCGACTTCAGCCGGATTTACGGGCTGCGCACGGCGGTTTTTCGGATGTCCTGCATCTACGGTCCGCGTCAGTTCGGCAACGAGGATCAAGGATGGGTGGCGCATTTCGGGCTGCGCGCGCTCGCGGGCGAGCCGATCACCATTTTCGGCGACGGCAAGCAGGTGCGCGACATCCTCTACGTGGATGATCTGATTGCGGCGCTGCTGGCGGCGCGGCAGCGCGCCGAGCAGACCCCCACCCAGGTCTACAACGTCGGCGGCGGGCCGGCGAACACCGTTTCGCTGCTGGAGTTACTCGCGCTGCTCGAGGAGCGCCTTGGCCGACCGATCGCGCGCTGCTTCGGAGCGTGGCGTCCCGGGGACCAGCGCGTTTACATCTCTGACATTCGGAAGATCCGCGCCGAGACCGGCTGGTCGCCCCAGGTCGGGGTTGAGGAGGGCATCGACCGGTTGCTCGCTTGGCTGCGCACGCTCCGCTGA
- a CDS encoding 6-pyruvoyl-tetrahydropterin synthase-related protein has translation MTVLLAAGIGLIAAVPFFLPGFPAARDSLSHLFRVWAVEAAVAGGTLYPRWLGDFVYGYGYPLFNFYGPLLYALALLPAYLGADAMLALRFAVILSVAAAAVGAALLARDLVGSAGGVVAAAVYVAAPYVQTDLLVRGAFPEVLGIALLPWALLAVQRDRPVWLAVAVALLVLAHNGAALIGLPLVAGFLLWRAGGARRLSPLRRGGAGVGIGLLLSAWFWLPATIELEAVWLGTPEGRTDFLAALAPFDQLVQFSFLHDYREVPGAFLPAGLVQVLLALAGLPFALRRGGALFAIVLVLTAVLMTPLAAPLWERLPIVTLMAFPWRLQAVVALACAVLAAGIPSLSRRRALRLALAAAATIAALVAGLAGARPTFLDIAPHAIDSGGFAAFERWSGFIGTTSPVQFRPRSVAIDPARLPEPAAEPAPRDPVPEVAFLSDGRLRVRSDSATTLRVRQFFFPGWSARADGMPLPISADGPAGVIAVALPPGETTLALTFGPTGPRFAGALASAVGLAAAVALGMRPRRRGLLLSLAVLVAGLAVALRLPDQPAWTGLRPASGDAGPLSLLGVGVNEDRVPLDGVLTVRALWQTREPLGPDWEAVVALEQVESGVVTKVARAPRAGTVSSGRWRAGDLVEDVQWLTVPPSATAQPYRLWLGWRAPDRETPLLPAGEGWLPPSPLRAPSLPFVAGGRFEGGVTLLAGQATPVAALPLGLTLPWPGTLADLGGRGALDVRLLWQADTPLQEDYGIFVTVRHGAQVITQTNTFPPLDQRYTSLWPVGRPVEQRYLLPLPALPEGPIEVTAGLFRRDTLVRLRTVEGADQAVVARLRREAAPPALRVDQPIGAALLLGYDRHDGCGTIISPPCTIELRLVWAARQPIAEPLTVFLHLVGPAGQLVSQQDGPPNDGIEPTDRWGGERVGDRRRLVLPADAPPGDYRILVGLYRADGSRVPAADGDSVELFRVRVVR, from the coding sequence GTGACCGTACTTCTCGCAGCCGGCATTGGACTGATCGCGGCAGTTCCTTTTTTCCTTCCGGGCTTTCCGGCAGCGCGGGACTCCCTCTCGCATCTCTTTCGAGTGTGGGCGGTCGAAGCCGCTGTCGCCGGCGGGACGCTCTATCCGCGCTGGCTTGGCGACTTTGTCTACGGCTACGGCTACCCGCTGTTCAACTTTTATGGCCCGCTGCTCTACGCTCTCGCGCTGCTGCCGGCGTATCTCGGCGCAGACGCGATGCTTGCGCTGCGGTTTGCGGTGATCCTGAGCGTGGCGGCCGCTGCCGTTGGCGCGGCGCTGCTCGCGCGCGACTTGGTCGGTTCCGCCGGCGGCGTGGTGGCGGCGGCTGTCTATGTCGCCGCTCCCTATGTGCAGACCGACCTGCTTGTGCGCGGGGCGTTTCCCGAAGTGCTCGGGATCGCGCTCCTGCCGTGGGCGCTGCTCGCCGTGCAGCGCGACCGTCCGGTCTGGCTGGCAGTTGCTGTCGCGCTGCTGGTGCTGGCGCATAACGGGGCGGCACTGATCGGGCTCCCCCTCGTAGCCGGCTTTCTGCTCTGGCGTGCCGGAGGCGCGCGCCGACTCTCGCCACTGCGCCGCGGCGGCGCCGGGGTCGGCATCGGGCTGCTGCTCTCGGCGTGGTTTTGGCTGCCCGCGACCATCGAACTGGAGGCGGTGTGGCTCGGCACGCCGGAAGGGCGGACCGACTTCCTCGCCGCTCTTGCGCCCTTCGACCAGCTAGTCCAGTTCTCGTTCCTCCACGACTACCGCGAAGTGCCGGGCGCATTCCTGCCTGCCGGCCTCGTGCAGGTGCTCCTTGCGCTTGCAGGACTGCCGTTCGCGCTGCGGCGCGGGGGCGCGCTGTTCGCGATCGTGCTGGTGCTGACGGCTGTGCTGATGACGCCGCTCGCTGCGCCCCTCTGGGAGCGGTTGCCGATCGTCACCTTGATGGCGTTCCCTTGGCGGCTTCAGGCGGTCGTTGCGCTCGCATGCGCGGTGCTCGCCGCCGGAATTCCCTCCCTCTCCCGGCGACGAGCGTTGCGGCTCGCGCTCGCGGCGGCCGCGACGATAGCTGCTCTCGTCGCCGGATTGGCCGGCGCGCGGCCGACCTTCCTCGACATCGCGCCCCACGCCATCGACAGCGGAGGCTTTGCGGCGTTCGAACGCTGGAGCGGGTTTATCGGCACGACTTCCCCCGTCCAGTTTCGCCCACGCTCAGTCGCGATCGACCCGGCGCGCCTGCCGGAGCCGGCCGCAGAGCCCGCACCGCGCGATCCCGTGCCCGAAGTCGCCTTCCTCTCAGATGGCCGGCTGCGTGTTCGGAGCGACAGCGCGACAACCCTCCGTGTCCGGCAGTTCTTCTTCCCCGGCTGGAGCGCGCGCGCGGACGGGATGCCGCTGCCGATCTCAGCCGACGGGCCGGCAGGCGTGATCGCCGTCGCGCTGCCGCCGGGGGAGACAACGCTGGCGCTCACCTTTGGACCGACAGGACCGCGTTTCGCCGGCGCGCTCGCTTCGGCTGTTGGTCTCGCCGCTGCCGTCGCCCTTGGGATGCGGCCACGACGGCGGGGGCTGCTGCTTTCTCTTGCGGTGCTGGTCGCTGGGCTCGCGGTCGCGCTGCGTCTGCCGGACCAGCCGGCGTGGACGGGGCTGCGTCCCGCGAGCGGCGACGCCGGTCCCCTCTCCCTGCTTGGGGTCGGCGTCAACGAGGACCGGGTGCCCCTCGACGGCGTGCTCACGGTGCGCGCGCTCTGGCAAACGCGCGAGCCCCTCGGCCCGGACTGGGAAGCGGTCGTCGCGCTCGAGCAGGTCGAGAGCGGGGTGGTGACGAAGGTAGCGCGCGCGCCGCGCGCCGGCACAGTCTCTTCAGGACGATGGCGGGCCGGCGATCTCGTTGAGGATGTGCAGTGGCTGACCGTTCCGCCGAGTGCGACCGCTCAGCCGTATCGCCTCTGGCTTGGCTGGCGCGCTCCAGATCGCGAAACACCCCTGCTGCCTGCCGGCGAGGGTTGGCTTCCCCCCTCCCCGCTCCGTGCTCCTTCGCTGCCATTCGTCGCCGGCGGCCGCTTCGAGGGAGGAGTGACGCTCCTTGCCGGCCAGGCGACACCGGTGGCGGCATTGCCGCTCGGACTGACGCTGCCCTGGCCGGGCACGCTCGCCGACCTCGGGGGACGCGGCGCGCTTGACGTGCGGCTTCTCTGGCAGGCGGACACTCCGCTGCAAGAGGACTACGGAATTTTTGTCACCGTTCGGCATGGCGCTCAGGTGATCACGCAGACCAACACCTTCCCGCCGCTCGACCAGCGCTATACCTCGCTCTGGCCGGTCGGGCGGCCGGTCGAGCAGCGCTATCTGCTGCCGCTGCCGGCCCTTCCCGAGGGACCGATCGAGGTGACGGCGGGGCTGTTCCGCCGGGATACTCTCGTGCGCCTGCGCACCGTCGAGGGCGCTGACCAAGCTGTAGTCGCCCGGCTGCGCCGTGAGGCTGCACCTCCAGCGCTGCGCGTTGATCAGCCGATCGGAGCGGCGCTGCTTCTCGGCTACGACCGGCACGACGGCTGCGGGACGATCATCTCCCCGCCGTGCACGATCGAACTCCGTCTTGTCTGGGCAGCGCGTCAGCCGATTGCCGAGCCGCTAACGGTCTTTCTTCATCTTGTCGGCCCAGCGGGTCAGCTCGTCAGCCAGCAGGACGGTCCGCCGAACGACGGGATCGAGCCGACCGATCGCTGGGGAGGCGAACGGGTGGGAGACCGGCGGCGGCTCGTACTTCCCGCGGATGCGCCGCCCGGCGACTACCGCATACTGGTGGGGCTGTATCGGGCAGACGGCAGCCGAGTGCCGGCAGCTGACGGCGATTCGGTCGAGTTGTTTCGCGTCCGCGTTGTCCGCTAG
- a CDS encoding MurT ligase domain-containing protein, translating to MVRRINARSSAAIAAAKATGVMLRLAGRGGTALPGLVAERIDPALVAVLAHNLARGSALVTGTNGKTTTTRLVAAALRAGGLAPVHNTAGSNLMRGLAATLASAARFDGRLPAGFRSVGVFEVDEAVAPQAARALRPRVVVITNLFRDQLDRYAELDTVAALWREMIASLPGATVVLNADDPLVGALPAPPSGRRLLYGIADPAVAVDAAGTADSIWCPACGGRLAFRARWFSHLGDYSCPSCGYARPPLDLAAVEVRCLGFEGSRLLVRSAAGEVALALPLPGLYNVSNALAALGGALAMGVPSAVAARALASAGTAFGRAERLVVAGREVAILLIKNPAGADQALRTIQAEEAAPSVLFALNDRIADGRDVSWIWDVDFERLAGRHGPITVTGDRAAELALRLKYAGADDGVEVEPHLERAVDRALRRGAGRLYVLPTYTALLALHRIFARRAGAQQFWERRG from the coding sequence ATGGTTCGGAGAATAAACGCGCGCTCCTCTGCTGCCATTGCTGCTGCGAAGGCGACCGGCGTCATGCTGCGGCTGGCGGGACGCGGAGGAACAGCGCTGCCGGGGCTCGTTGCCGAGCGGATTGATCCTGCCCTTGTCGCTGTGCTTGCGCACAACTTAGCGCGCGGGAGCGCGCTGGTGACGGGGACGAACGGCAAGACGACGACGACGCGGCTGGTGGCAGCAGCGCTGCGCGCTGGGGGGCTGGCTCCTGTCCACAACACTGCCGGCTCGAACCTGATGCGCGGCTTGGCGGCGACGCTCGCCTCGGCCGCGCGCTTCGACGGCAGGCTGCCGGCAGGCTTCCGGTCGGTTGGGGTCTTCGAAGTGGACGAAGCCGTCGCTCCGCAGGCGGCGCGCGCCCTCCGGCCGCGGGTTGTGGTCATCACCAACCTCTTTCGTGACCAGCTCGACCGGTACGCTGAACTGGACACTGTTGCCGCGCTCTGGCGCGAGATGATCGCCTCTCTTCCCGGAGCGACAGTCGTCCTTAATGCTGACGATCCCCTCGTCGGCGCGCTGCCGGCGCCGCCGAGCGGACGGCGGCTGCTCTACGGCATTGCCGACCCTGCTGTTGCTGTCGACGCGGCTGGCACCGCCGACTCGATCTGGTGTCCGGCCTGCGGCGGCCGGCTCGCCTTTCGCGCTCGCTGGTTTTCCCATCTTGGCGACTATTCTTGCCCTAGCTGCGGCTATGCTCGTCCGCCGCTTGACCTCGCTGCCGTGGAGGTGCGGTGTCTCGGGTTCGAGGGGAGCAGGCTGCTTGTCCGGAGCGCGGCGGGCGAGGTCGCTCTTGCTCTGCCCCTGCCGGGACTGTACAACGTCTCAAACGCCCTCGCTGCTCTGGGCGGCGCGCTGGCGATGGGTGTGCCGAGCGCGGTGGCGGCGCGCGCCCTCGCGTCGGCGGGAACGGCGTTCGGCCGAGCGGAGCGGCTGGTCGTCGCCGGGCGCGAGGTCGCCATTCTGCTCATCAAGAACCCTGCCGGTGCCGACCAAGCGCTGCGGACGATCCAGGCTGAAGAGGCGGCCCCAAGCGTGCTTTTCGCGCTCAATGACCGGATTGCTGACGGTCGTGATGTCTCGTGGATCTGGGATGTCGACTTTGAGCGGCTCGCTGGCCGCCATGGCCCGATCACCGTCACTGGCGACCGGGCTGCCGAACTGGCGCTGCGGCTGAAGTATGCTGGGGCTGATGACGGCGTCGAGGTTGAGCCGCACCTCGAGCGCGCAGTCGACCGCGCCCTCCGCCGGGGCGCGGGGCGGCTGTACGTTTTGCCGACCTATACTGCGCTTCTCGCGCTTCATCGGATCTTCGCCCGGCGCGCCGGCGCACAGCAGTTCTGGGAGCGACGCGGGTAG
- a CDS encoding glutamine amidotransferase, translating into MTFVLRIGHLYPDVMNLYGDRGNVLALAQRARWRGFGVEIIPISLGDPFRPDAVDLLFAGGDQDREQRRVAADLAGRKGEAIRAAIEEGLPALVVCGSYQLFGERYQPAAGPELRGLAVFDAVTIHPGATVVRCVGNIVVDWEGSLLVGFENHGGRTYLGPRAAPLGRVVVGYGNNGEDGTEGARYKNAFGTYLHGALLPKNPMLADTLLSLALQRRGEDPALAPLDERVEEAARRVAIARARRERHALRNVGATRRSPGTRR; encoded by the coding sequence GTGACCTTCGTGCTGCGGATCGGGCATCTCTATCCGGACGTGATGAACTTGTACGGCGATCGAGGCAATGTCCTTGCGCTTGCTCAGCGCGCGCGCTGGCGCGGCTTCGGGGTTGAGATCATCCCAATCTCCCTTGGAGACCCGTTTCGGCCTGACGCCGTTGACCTTCTCTTCGCAGGGGGGGACCAAGATCGCGAGCAGCGGCGCGTTGCTGCCGACCTTGCCGGCAGGAAAGGGGAGGCGATCCGGGCGGCGATCGAAGAGGGGCTGCCGGCGTTGGTGGTCTGCGGGAGCTACCAGCTGTTTGGCGAGCGCTATCAGCCTGCCGCGGGGCCTGAACTGCGGGGCCTCGCCGTCTTCGATGCGGTGACCATCCATCCGGGTGCCACTGTCGTCCGCTGCGTCGGCAACATTGTCGTCGACTGGGAAGGCTCCTTGCTCGTCGGGTTCGAAAACCACGGCGGACGCACCTATCTCGGGCCGCGGGCTGCGCCGCTCGGCCGGGTGGTGGTGGGCTACGGCAATAATGGGGAGGACGGCACAGAAGGAGCGCGCTATAAGAACGCTTTTGGCACCTATCTGCACGGCGCGCTGCTGCCGAAGAACCCGATGCTCGCGGACACCCTCCTCTCTCTCGCGCTGCAGCGGCGCGGCGAAGACCCCGCGCTCGCGCCGCTCGATGAGCGTGTCGAGGAGGCGGCGCGCCGCGTGGCGATTGCCCGGGCTCGCCGCGAGCGCCATGCTCTGCGCAATGTCGGGGCGACCCGCCGCTCGCCCGGAACGCGCCGATGA